Genomic window (Nicotiana sylvestris chromosome 7, ASM39365v2, whole genome shotgun sequence):
GACGGTATTCGACCATTTTTTATTGCTATAGATTCAACACTCAAATTCTGACTATCATCCCAAGCAGCCTATGTTCTATTGATCAAATCTGGTAAAGTCAACCACACATTTGcctccatttttatttttcaccaccAACTTTCTCACTTGCCTTTTCGTGACTTTGGACCAGCAACAGTGGTGCTTGTTCCATTGGTTGAGAAGATGCTTttattttttagggttcttggaTTATTTTTGTGACTCGCCATTGCAAACCAACAAACCGACCATCTTTGACTAGCTTTTATTTCAAAATAGCAAGCATGTTAGAATAAacactctctttctttttttcctttttctcttttttcttttcttttctctctcttttttccatgttttttttaaaCCATTCGATCAAACATGATAtgggttacctacgtatcatgtgggaacatgaatcagatcttgcgtagttcgggaagatcatgaataaagtaaataaactaactttttttttttttttattttatttttcgaaagaaagacttataaagaagaaaggaaatacttttagattttgatttttcttcagcatttttgcaaagaaagacttctaaagaagaaagattttttttgaatttttttcctggaatttcgaaagaaaaacttctaaagaagaaagaaaatatttttggaattttattttgaatttatgaaagaaatgcttctaaaaaaagaaaatatttttgaattttgaattttcttttcaattttgaaagaagaatgaaaatatttttggatttttggaagaaattaaaagaaaatatttttgtatattttttttaaaaaaataatttgggtctaaaagaaaggctttctaaagaagcaagtaatgaaaaatatttttggattttttgaaaattggggtctaaaaaaaagacttttctagagaggaagtaaaggaaaatatttgtggattttttgaaaattatgggccggaaccgatgaggtttgcctacgtatctcatatccggtgagaatcaaacttgagtagttcgcccagttttgacggaacaggaaaacatgacacttgaaaattttgtctcgttttgaaatgactttttttttctagaattttggcagattttcagaattttctaaatacctacctctctttttgtttcttttttcttctttctccttttttttgattttctttttttctttttctttttttccattttctttccctattctagaagtcagtcaacatgcaagccgaaacagacagatactcaagtagcacgtaaaatgcatcaagatggtcttttgatttttgggtacacctgtcctagacagacccaacccctgtgtagagtctccaaagtcaaatgcacgtgatgcaaacaaacgttcctactagggatccgtcatgaggatgagttattctaggtttaaaacctgggtgtattgttctagatctggcttacccgagcggacaactcgagccgaggggggcagcgtaccggtaaccaaaagatcatccggctttgcaacttgtccgaacttcgttctatttgggatatgacactaacagaaagaagtcatgcCAGTGTGCACTCCTCAGAatagagaagagaggggtttcgtagcagtttatatacagttcaaataatatcaaagcggtaaaaagcaacatttagcacattaagcccaaacatgtaatgaaatcagataataaatatagccaaatataacaattattctaagctcgaattcttgaaccatgaaccagagattctgggttcgatccccagcagagtcgccagagctgtcacacctcctttttcctacaccccgagaGGGAGTGTAAGagtgtttttccaattaaagtgacgaTCGAGACGAGattgttttatttaaaatttagaatcgccacttgggataatttatggtgtcccaagtcaccagttcaaatcccgaatcgaggaaaaggttgatTCTGTTTTAAAGTCCGccaacacagaaattcgggtaaggaattctgttaacccgagagaaggtgttaggcatttccgggttctgtggttctagcacggtcgctcaactgttataattggcctattatctgattttagtacatgttttaacctatggtacaattttaatTTCATAACCGCTTTTACTTAACTATTTTTTAAGAGAAAGATTCAACGTTgtctaaaacatgtcttgaaccacgtcacataaatgaaTTCATggtccatgacacattttatctaacgttgtttgagatttggatttgggtcacataaatgcacaccggAATTGAGATTCACGTATCGTAACCATGCTACGAGAATCGTACCCATGACCACGATAATTTATTAttaagcgcgcctaaagcaagctacacatttgaattattttcctaatctttgagattgttataaggccaaatttatgaacaagatattattggggccaaaggctagctaacatgatctattacttggcctAAATTCCTTATAGTTCAAGACCCACTTTATGACCCATTCTTATTCCTTATCAAGAAAGACACAACATCAATTTTTCATCTACCCAATTAAAAGTATTTATTTAAGGACCAAGACTACATACATCACAATCGAAATCATATATAGCTTATCAGATTCTTTGGCTTCCTAACTTATAACTGATCGAATTTATCTACACCGTCAAATTGTACCCTACAATTGCCTAAATTCCtactaattattaaaaaaatacagAAATCAACAGGACAAACATATGCAATCATGATTATTCAGAAAtcatatattaaataaataaataaataaaacggCAAGCCAATAAAGAGAACGGATACAAATTTGAATACTTACAGTTACTATAAAAAGTGACGCTATTTGTCTTTCTAGTATGGCATCAATAGATTTTCCCAACAAAGATATTGAATGAAGTATCCAATAGCTAAGCCATCGTCGATTCACATCCAAGACGGAGAATGATGGACCACTTCGACTCCACTTTCACTAATTTGTCCACAAAATGAGAAAAATCGACCTAGTTTATTGCGTCAAAGACCAATCTTTTGCCAGTGCCATCATTCAATTATAAGAGAATTTGTAGATGCAAGTGAAGGTGGGTAGTCGGTTCTTCACTTGGGGAATTCGACGGTAGAAGCATTTTAATTGAGTTCAAAGATCATCATCTCTATTGAGGTTGGCTCCGTTTTTGTTACTTTAGAGTTGTAGGAATTGAAAACTTAAGGGTATGATTTCTATAATTGAGTgttttatatggaagtgggaagggatgatggccattggattagaaggaaatagatggctaggattaaatcttgcacttaaattGGCTAaaggtaattgggttggaccatatCTTTTTGTGTCTCAATTTTGGGCCAAGAAGattccaaaaattattatttaaaaccatagctaaattcccttaatataagataactatactacatgatgcaaaaataaattctaattaattaaactaaactatattaaaacatgaaactattacatatttttttgtatttttcaagattatataaagataaaaataaggtactattttttgtatttttttactttatgaaaggtacataaaataaaatatttttttgtaatttttattttcttgtaataaaataaaataaaagagtcaaaattagttgaaatagcgatattaggcctaaattaaatatttacatgctaaaatataaaaaatcttggggagggtcaaaaaatCACATATCTATAGTTTGCCTCGATCATTTTTTCCTCGACTTAATTCGTTTTGTCAGTTCGTCGAGCATCTGCATGATTGTAGGATTGGTCTCCTGATTCTTTCTAGTTTGATTTCCTTGAAACCGATTCGGCCCTGTGAACAACTTCCTGGGATGGCTCGAGCTCGATCCTAGTCAGTGGAGTGGATGATTCTGGTTTTGGATCTGGGCTATCGCTGCAtgttgagcctgcaacatttcgaagatcatcCGTAGGCTAATCCCGCCATATTCGCCGTCATAAGTGCTTTGAGCAGCTGATCGAACTTCCCCACGGATGCTGCCTTCGGGATCAACGACCAAGTTTGCCTTAATGGCTACATATGAGCTGATGCTAATTTGATCTGCTGCCAGAACTCCATCGAGGCCAACCGGGGGTATGTCTTGTGCCATGTTATCATTTTCTCCGTGGTGGCCGAAATCATTGTCAACGTGCAGAGGTGCTAACtgagaatttgacattttggTCCCGAAATCAAAGATACTCCAAAGAACAAGtataaaatagtgtgtgttattAAAGTTTATATCAGGTAATCATTATTATCCTTGGCCCCACGGTGGACgctaaactgtttaccctaaaattggataacaattgaatttatacgtggttttaaggatacgtgatataacttgatacaaattaagaagacaaattaatattaaaattaaCGATAATAAAATAAATGCAACCACAAAATTGAGTAGCCTTAGCTTCTGAGTTTGATCACCCTCGGGCCAAAAAATATCTCAACTAGTGTTAGAACTGAACAACAAGATGATAAGAACTAAAGATAGTTAGTATAATGCTTTCTTTTTGCGTGTTACAATATGTCCTACAAATGATCAGAACCCTCCTTTATATAGTGGGGGTGTTCTACTTTTGGTACAATTATATACAAGGTAAAAAAAATCTcataatttgctaattaatcagCATCTTcgtgatacgtgccgagattttcgCCGTGATCCTCGACCGATTGCGGATATTTCGGCTTTTCGTTATTTGGCTCGGTAAGTTTCCATTGATCTTGCTCGGTCTCGATCTTGTTCGGTCTCGATCTTGCTCGGTCTCTGGGTCACGAGCTCGACGTTCTAACTTTGTGCCTTGGTTCGATATAATTCGAGTTTGAGCTTTGACCTACTATATTTCAGCCCCGATTAATCAAATAATAGACAAACccaattttgaccgtatacagaccCCTCGTAACAATATTCAAATACTTGAGTATTTGAAAGTATCATTCGCTAATTATAAGGAAAGAAGACCATTTTAAAAACGTGCACCGAACAAAAGCAAACTATTCAAGTTTTTCTCCATCACATAATATCACACCTCTAATTTAGACTAGGAAAACTACAGCACGAGGTGTCAAGGACCACCACTATACGTCTGGGACGCTTAAATATCCACCAAAATTCAATGTATTACGCCTTTTCCTCAGTGCCTATATCATATTAAAATCTCTTCTTCACACAAATCACGCACGCACACTCTATAACACAGAGAATGGCTGCTAATAGTTCTGCGTCTACGGATGTGGAGAACAGAGAATGGTACGTTGCTAGTTATGCACCGACGGGTGTTCCCAATTCTGAGCATCTTAAGCTACGTACTGTGAGTTTATCACTAAGAGCTGATTCCATTCCAGATGGACACGTGACATTCCAAGTCCTCTATGTCTCCATTGATCCATATGTACGCACTCAATTGAGTGGTCTAGATGATGGCCTCTCTTTTCCTCAGATTCCACTTGGCCAGGTTTACTATCTTGACTTCTCCCTGTCTGATTTTATGTGATGGTGTTAGGCTGATcatgaattcaaaaaaaaatgtttcttATATATATCCTTtagggagccttggcgtaactggtaaagtttcTGCAATGTGACCAAGAAGTCATACGTTCTAGGTAAGGCTGTGTACGATAAACCCGGACCCCGCACATatcgggagcttagtgcaccggactgtccttttaatatatatatatatcttttaataTATATACCCTTTAGCTCCGATCAAAAGTAAGTGTTATTTTAACCAAATTAATTTGTCAAAAATATGACTCTTTACTAAATATTAAAAGACCgcaattttgttttcaaatctatttcttgcttcaataaatgattttaattttttaaggAGAGATAAATGGTAATTTGAAGAAATATAAAGGAAATATCAAAAGTACCTTCAGTCAATGAGGGTAACATGAGAAAACTAATTGACATTGACGGAGTATCAAAGATAACCTCAAAACTTATAATCTTATATGTCATGATATTTCGGTGGGTATAAATGCAAATCATATAAAAAGAAGAGAGGGTGACTAACAAAGTTTGTGGTGGAGTGGTAAGTACTCCTTAATCATTAACCAGAGGTCTCGAATTCGAGCCCTAGGTATAGAATCTGGATTTGCTCGGGCCCCAATACAGATACCGGACACCAAgtgggaaataaaaaaaaagaagctgAGAGGGTAACTAGTACACGCTTCAAAGGACAAGAGTAACTTAAATAGCGAAAAAAGAAATAGTATAAGTATTTTGTTTACAGTTAACAAACTTTAATTTCAGCCAAAGTTGTAGTAATAAAAATGTATAGCTCTAGTATGCtgatattaattaataaaatgaaaaattgcAGGTGATAAGAGCGTTGGGAATGGGGAAGGTAATTCAATCTAAGGACGCCATGTTTTCAGAAGGAGATATAGTACTTAGCCGTATTTGCCCTGTTTCAGAATTTGGTGTTATGCCCTCAAATTTGCTTCAGAAGATTACTCCTGCAATTGGGATTGCGTTGCCCAATTATCTTAGTTGCTTAGGTATATACCTAATACCTCTCCTACTCCAATCAAGATCACgtaattatgtgttttttttcTTCACCGTGCTATAGGAATGCCTGGTATAACTGCGTGGGTGggcataggaaaaataggaaatgCTAAAGCGGGATCGAATGTGTACATATCGGCTGCAGCGGGAGGAGTTGGAATTATAGCTGGACAACTGGCCAAAGTAAAAGGGTGTCGAGTTGTTGGAAGTGTTGGTTCGGATGATAAGGTATTATTTGTTTTACATCCCAAATTATTTACTATATGCCCTTAAAACTTACACTATATAATATGGGATTTTTTCTCTTCCAATTACAAAATTTAGGTTAAGATTTTACAACTCGCTAGAACGATTTCAGAAGTTTCTTTGTACAAGTTGTCTTGATATAACTTGGTTCTGTAATGAACTCAAATCGAATTAAGGAAATCAAATACAGAAATGGAAACAGAGTGTTTTCTGGGACAATTTTATGATATATTGATAAAAAACTAACTATTACAACGGAATGAGAAATGACTACTCCTAACTAGTCTCCATAGCTGCAGAACCTGAAGagaataagagaagaagagatttgttaggaagaagaagaagagagtgaGGAAAGAGAAGAGAGAATCGAGGAAAGAGGAAGAGGAAATACTTCTGTTGAACGATGCCTCCTTCTCTCTGATGCAGTTGGTTATAACAACCAACAGCTGACGTGGCTAAATCGTGGCCCTTGGGGTTCATTAAAGCTTAAACTAATCCTAGCCGTCCATTTAAATTTCTGTTATTCCTTCCTAATTTCTGTTATTCCTTCTTAATTTCTGTTATTGCTCTTCTTCATTTTGAATCCTGCATTCATGTTAGATCATAATAGGTTCCTTAAAGTTTTATAGTCTTTTATAGAGGAGATAAATTAATTTGACTTGTAATTGATTTGGATATTCGTTTTCTTATTTACGTGTAGGTGAAGCTATTGAAAGAAGAATGTGGTTACGATGATGCTTTTAATTACCGTGTAGAGACAGATTATGATGCTGCATTAACCAAGtaaatttctttgtttcttcaaaaAATTTAGGCTTTTGGTAGTACTAATTACTAGCTagtaaatctttttattttccttGGACTTCTTTTCTAGCGATTGACATGCTCACTATTATTGTATTACCTTTTACAGATATTTCCCAAATGGGATTGATGTTTATTTTGACAATGTTGGTGGTAAAATGCTTGAGGCTGTTCTTAATCATGTTAACCACGGAGCTCGTATTGCACTTTGTGGGATGATATCCGAGTATAACAAGGTATCCTTCAATGTTTTAATCcatgtataatatgtgtataatcatatataattcatatatactaattagaaaaaataaacaataaacCTGACTGACTATTTGTGTAAAAATATCTAACTTTTGTACAAACTTGGGTCTTTTTTCTTCCTTTCGCTATTAAAAACGTATAGCTCGGTGCACAAAGTATCTCGCGTTCATGCAACATCCAGGAAAGGGTTGCACCCTAAGGTTGTGACATAGATAACCTactctaatgcaagcattagtgatTGCTTTCACGGCTCGAATccatgacctataggtcacacagtGACAACTCTACTATTGCTCCAAGTCTCCCCTTATTCCTTTCAAgctattgaaaaataaaaataaaagctctAATCaccaatatttttttattattattttgcagGTTTGGACAGAAAGAGAAGGGGTTCGGAACCTATTGAACATGGTGGGTAAAGAAGTTATGATGAAAGGGTTTATGGTGAGTTCATATTATAACCACTTTGAGGAATTCATAAAAGAGATGGGAGTTTACTTGAAAGAGGGCAAAATAAACTCCATACACAAAATCTACAATGGTATTGAGAGCTTTTTGGAGAGTTTAGCATCTCTATTTTCTAGCTCCAATGTTGGAAAAGTAATTCTTCAACTAACTCCTTAAACTACTTCTCCCTATGCCCTTCCTATTATCTTTGGAATAAATATGTGTTTATTTATGCTTGTTAGCTATGTTTGTTCTTATGAGGAAAATGTTACAATCCATCTGTACGAGCAGGGGCGGATTTATAGCTTAGACTATGGGACATGTGAACTCATAATCTCTCTATCCAACTagatattttttgtatatattttttataattggtCTAATATTATCTACGGGCACCATTCTTCAAAAAGATTGAATAGTGCATTTGGTTGAATACTGAGTTATTTACCCAAAGAAACATGGATTTATTCCTACTTTATactttcttttctcctttctttagtAGTGCACTCATATTCTAGAAATCCTAGATCCTGATTTGTGTAAGAGGAGGTATAAGGATGTTTGtttatgtttatatatatatatatatatatatatgtgtgtgtgtgtgtgtgtgttaattTGCATAGATTAAAAAAAAGATTGATGGTTGTGACATGTGTTGAATCTCTAAGTCTTCTCTTTAGAATGCTCTAAATGGTGCGTATAAAGGAAATAGATTTAGACTAAAAAATGTAAACGAGCAAAATTATGCTTTAATAAAGTGACTCGGGATGACCTTAAGACAAGACATTGAAACGAAGGTATGAAGGTACGGCAATGCAGCCTAGTCTAGGCTGAGGAGGATTGAGACTGCGAAAGATGCAACAAAAGTAAATGACTTTTACCAGTTTCTTGAGTGAGAGGTTGGATCCAAAACCCGAACTCTAGTTTTTTAATTTACCTTTTGTCTAAAATATCAATTTTGATACGGCAATTATTTTTGTTATGTTCCCTCAAAGATTCATACTTAAAATCCAGATTCTTCACTCACTAGTTTCCAATGATATATAATATGAAGGCAAATAAACATGATATTGACTAAATCAGACTGTAACAACATCAACTAAGTTTAACAGTCTAAACTAAAATTAAGACCTTTGGCTCCTTCCTAAAGTAGTCCAATCAGTTGGCAATTTCTAGTGGATTAACACACATAACAATAAAGTTGGAGCAACAGTAAAGTTTCTCCGTGTGGCCAATAGGTCACGGGTTCAAACCATGGAATCAGCCATTGATGCTTGTATAAGGTTAGCTCTGTCTATATCACATTACTCGGGTTGCAGCCCTTCCTCGGGCCCTGTGCGAATGCGGAATGTTTTGTGCACCGGGCTGTCCTTTTTAAGACGCATAACAGGATAACAAACCAAAGGATAAACCATGGCAGCAGAAAATCCAGCTCAATATTAAGTGTTTCTCCACCTTTAATTTTCCAATCAAAACATTGGATCATTGCACAAGTGTCCTATGCAATATTGGTGTTGCAAGTCCAGCACCAGGGCATCCTCTCCTTCCTCCACCAAATGGCACATAACAAAAGTTTTGGCCTTCTTTAATGGCCTCCAATTCATCAGGCTCGATCGCAAGGTTCTCGTTTAAGTTAAGATATCTCTATGGTACAAAATCATCTGCATCAGCCCATGCATTTGAGTCCCTATTAACCGCGTAAAGGTTGACTACAAGCCTAGAATCTTTAAGTATTTTGTAGCCATTGATCTCACAATCTTCCCTGCATTTTCGGAACACTAAGGGCAACGAAGGATGTAACCTTAGAGTTTCCTTGACAACAACTTGTAGATAAGGAAGATTTTATATATCTAAATCCTCAACCAATCTGTTTTTACCCCAACTATTCTGTCAATCTCTTGTTGCAGCTTCTTTATGGTTTTTGGATGGTTTAGCAACTCCGCGAGCGCCCATTTCAAAGCAACACTTGTTGTATAAGTTCCTCCCAAGAACATATCCTATTAAATAAGGCTAAAAAAGAAGGGGAAGTTACATATTTGGCCGCTCGATCAAAAATATTTGTATCTCCTAGCCAATATACATTTGTTATACACTAAATATACATAATATATACATTTTCCAACTATTATTTTGGAAACTGCCTTTCAAACAGGACCTTGAGAGGTAAGCTATAGAAGTACCGCTAGTTAGGGAGCGAGCTCCTACTTCACTGTCTGATGAAAATGGTGGGGGGCTTATTTAAGATTCAATTCATAAGGTTAATTTTATGTTATCGCGAGGCTTTGGGCGGACGAGTATTTAAGTTAATttctataaataaataaaagaaccATCAACTGAACCTATCATTTTTAGATAGAGCATAGGTATATATATGTGAAAAGTCACTAAAATTTCAACAATTATTAAAATTTCAAACATAAAGGTTGAACGCGTCAAATTTAAGTCGTGGATCCATCTTTCTAAGG
Coding sequences:
- the LOC104215497 gene encoding 2-alkenal reductase (NADP(+)-dependent)-like, which translates into the protein MAANSSASTDVENREWYVASYAPTGVPNSEHLKLRTVSLSLRADSIPDGHVTFQVLYVSIDPYVRTQLSGLDDGLSFPQIPLGQVIRALGMGKVIQSKDAMFSEGDIVLSRICPVSEFGVMPSNLLQKITPAIGIALPNYLSCLGMPGITAWVGIGKIGNAKAGSNVYISAAAGGVGIIAGQLAKVKGCRVVGSVGSDDKVKLLKEECGYDDAFNYRVETDYDAALTKYFPNGIDVYFDNVGGKMLEAVLNHVNHGARIALCGMISEYNKVWTEREGVRNLLNMVGKEVMMKGFMVSSYYNHFEEFIKEMGVYLKEGKINSIHKIYNGIESFLESLASLFSSSNVGKVILQLTP